The window tgtttatgcGGTGCATAATCTTAACCATCTAAGCAATGCAATCCATTTTCTCTATCTGAAAGCAACACATCAAAATATGTTTGATGATTATCTCGTCTtccagaagatgaatgaatgaattacatttgattttgtatttttttattttcctaaaaTAGGATTGACCTTTAAACACTTTGGCATCGCAATCTACGCTGACATTGACAATCACATACCGCACAGGACAGTGAGCTCATCAAGTGTGAAAGACTGACAGAAGTGGATGTTTGACCTCAAGAAACCACAAACTGACCTCTCTTTCAGGTCCCTGATGTACGTGTTGATGAGCATACTGTACATCTCTGAGTGAACGGTCTCTATCAGGATCTGGAAGCTGTAGAAGGAACGTGCTTCAGGGACCTGCACCTCCTGACAGAACCTCTCCACCTGTTAGGCCAGACAAATAATACACCACATTTATTCTATATACCATTTTCACATATAACAGGGGAAACTGCCTAGAATCACGCTTCATGGTGATGTTGCATGTCTTAGGTCAGGGGTCGGCAACCCGCGGCTCTGGAGctctttcatttttatgctGCAGATCTATGTGGCTTCGGaaaataaagtatgaaaatCCAATTGGagtgtatttaatttttttctttcttaatttcccttcggggatcaaaccagtatataaaaaaaaaaaaaaaaaattttgattggATTAAATGAATAGATTTAAATCTATTCATTTGATTGGATAGATGTAAATCTTCCAGTTTACagctaaatttttttttgtagatgtaAACTGGAAGATTATTGCGATcttgaaacattaaaataaaatcatattttattttagttgctCATAATTTCCATGACGGAActtccttaagggataaataaagttatactctctctcactctcataATATGAATCATATTTGCCAAAAGCCAGTAGGCGCAGATGTTGCATTAAccagataaaataaatacttcagcagataaatttcaaatatttattttttactgttcaGTGAAATAGTAATCTTTTTCAAATTTCTCTTTTAATTCAAGTCAAGACGCCGCTACATGCTCCGAAAGCCCAAAGGCGATAGAATAGAATTTCCATGTTAGAtgtcaaaactgttttttttaatttttcctgaTAGCCGGGCCCAAATGGCTCTGAGTGTTAAAGGTTGCCGACCCCAGTCTTAAGAGAAACACATCTGACCCCTCTCACCAGGTTCTCGTTGACGATACCATCACTTGCAGCAAAGAAAGCTAAGACGTGAGAGATGAAGTGTTTCTCCTCAGGTCTCAAGTTGTCCCAGTGTGCCAAGTCCTTAGATAGATCAACCTGATGGATCAATGGCAAACTCGTATGTCTCAGTATCATCATATCTGTGTCATCGcaattgtaatttttattactTCCATAGAGGTCAGTTTGTGCTgtcaaaatacatttaattaccAGAAGATTTTTTCCTGAAATGCTAACATTGAAGTGATTCCTGATACTCACCTCCTCCACTGTCCAGAAAGAGGCCTGTGACTGTTTGTACATCCTCCAGATGTCGGGGTACTGTATGGGAAAAATGACAAACCGTCTGGGGTTGTTCCGGAGCAACGGTTCGTCCTCCACGTCGTACTCATTTATACACTCCTGGTCTTTATCTTTGATGCAATTCTACAAAGAGCCAGAGTCAAGatattaaatgacaaataagAAAGCTTATTTcaaatttagttttgttttaatgcGGTGGGAATACGGCAGCTTTGGTTCGTGCATTCCCACAATCAACATAATAAACAGTAAAGAACATCACATTAGTAAATCTTCAATAGACTAGTAGGTTGACGAATAGTAGTAATTAACCCGTTAAAATATTCTGTGCCACAAGGTCCCATCAGGGTATTGTTTTGTCTCGTGAGGaaaagttgttttcttttatgctCATGATAATAACTTATAACCACACCTCCTCATTTAAGCACTAGTTATTATTTTGTACGAATGTGACagttatcttttttttcattaacgTACCATTTCAAGATACAGTAGTTATCTTGTCCGAACAAGATGATTTGAAGAATTGCAGATCACTGGAGCAATGTAGCTCAGAGATTAGATTTAACGCTGCTCAAATGGATGTGGATGGAGAATAAAGAATTAACCTTAGATTGATCAATACTGGAAACGTAAACAGGTTTTAATATCCCAGAAGATGATTTAGAAACATATTAGCATTCATGGCATAAAGTCATATGTTATTCAGGACTAAAtccttattttaaaaagaatacaTGGAGAAGAGCATATCATGCAATATCCATGCTTACTTGTAATCTTTATTGAACAGCCGAGTTACAACACGTGTGCTCTACCTCCATCTCTGTTCACAGCAGTGTTACATTCAAATGTGTCCTCCGGACAACCCATACAGGAACTACAATCATATGgtaacatctttctttttttctttctttttttgaagtTACATTCTTtcttcaaaattaaataattccCAACATAAAGCATAAAGTCCATCCTTAACAGGAACAATTACTTCGAAGCATCATAAATCAAAATCACCTCAGTAGGTTACAGTGCAACTTAACATTGgcgttttctttctcttacaTCGTTTTAACAATGAAATTATACATAAACAGTTCCTTTTGTCCTGTTTTCTAGGTACAACACATCAACATAGCATATCATTAACATTACTTCTTACACAACTTTTCCTTTTCTCACAATCATGTGGTGCCTGTCAAATTACTATGTTATCACTCACAATAGTCTTTCAGGTAATGGGGACTAATAACCTGACGACCTGACCGTGTATTGACAGTTTTCTGGTCTCCTACTTGAACCTGTTTCACCACGTCTTGTGGCGTGTATAACACagttcctgttgtgtgtgtatctggtgTGCCGTAGTTGCGTCTCAGATGACGGCGGTTTCTCCTCAAAACACCTCCAGACTCCATTTTGACCTCATAAGATCTGTGACTTACAGTTTTAATCACCTTACCCGGCTTCCAGACCTTATGTGGCTCAAAAGGCTCAAACTCCTGTGAGGCATATTGTGGTCCATTATCAGAAATGACTACATCTGGTATTCTTTGTCATGCAAAATGAGCTTTCAACTTTCTGATAACTGTACTACTCTTAGTGTCAGGTAGATAATCTACTTCCCAGAAGTTTGAATAGTAGTCTACAGTTATCAAATAGTCCTtgttatgaaatgaaaacaagtcaGTTCCCACTTTGGCCCAGGGTCTGTGTGTCATGTCATGAGGATCCAGTGTTTCCCTCTGTTGCTTAGGATCTACCGACCTGCATATGTCACATTTGAGATGAAAGTCTTTATGTACTTCATCATTGCCATCTTATCTTTCAACCTCTGAAATGCTTTTTCATGCACATCACTCCATTCCCACgttttctttgtgtgtcagTTGTCTCAAAATCTCACAGTCATCTGATAAGTGGTCATAAAACTTTGACAGGTAATTCACCATTCCTACCATTCTCTGCACACCTTTGACATCTGTCGGTCGCGGCATTCCTCTGATGGCCCGCACCTTCTCTGGATCTATCTGCAGTCCTTCTGCTGTCAGCAGATGTCCAATATAGGGTACAGCTCGTTGTCGCAGTCTGAGCTTTTCAAAGttaagtttgatgtttttctctctgcacCTGTTTAGAAAGAGTCCGAGTTTCCTGTCATGATCTTTGTTTGCCTCTTCCTGTGTTGCTCCTTCCCCCGTGACCAGCACATCTGCTATGACGTAGACTCCAGGTACGCCCTCAAGTGCATGCATGAGGTTCCTTTGGAAAACTTCTGGTGTTGGGCTGATTCCCATTCAACAACTTGAAACTCCAATCTGTACAGCTTATTATTTCTGGGGTTTCTGATCTTGACTTTGCATTTACCCAGTGGACTCATCCTGGTACTGTTGTACATGACAAGTACTTTCTCAGTGTGCTCCAGCTGTGTATCAGGGTATATGAGATGTATTGGGAGTATGTTGCAAGTTGCTCCACAGTCTATCTGGAAATTAACCAGTGTGTGGTCGATCATCATTCCTGCATAGAGGTGTTGCCCTCGACGATGGCTCTCTCCCACTTGGTTTACAATCTCCTTGTTCTCATTCACTACTGTTATTGTCATAATGTCTTCGCATGTGTCTCTGTATCGTTCGGACACAGCATGTACTTCTTTATACTTTCAGCTGACCTCTTGACTTTGATTTGCATTGTGCTGcaaagtgatttattttcacacatCTTGCCAAAAGCcggacatttatttttgtttctttcatgtGTTTTACCACAAAACTTAGAGCATATCTCAGTCCATTTTTTGTTCTCACTGGTCTGCTTCAGTACATGCAATTCTACTGTCTGTCCTTGCAAagttttgctgttttctttcGATAGTTCTGCAGCTCTGCAAACACTTGCTCAGCGTCAGATTTTCTTCTCTGAGGAGTCTCTCATTGTAGAGCTGTTTGTTCCACACACAATCCTATTAATTAGTCTCTGATGTCTCCAAAATTACAGCTACTGGACAGCATTTTCAGGTCTGTGACATATCTGTCAATATTCCCTTTCCAACTCTTCCATTCATTCAGTTCTGTTTGTCCTAACACTAAACTACACAGAATGGACGGTTAAAGCAATATCCATGCTTACTTGTAATCTTTATTTAACAGCCGAGTTACAACATGTGCGCTCTACTGCATCTCTGTTCACAGCAGTGTTACATTCAAATGTGTCCTCCGGACAACCCATAACAGGAACTACAATCATATTGTAAcacactgtaaatgttttatatttagaaGCTTTTCTACTATTTTTAtgacaaatatattttgaaaatgtttttgcaggaATCTTTACATTTATTATGCACTCAAGATAATAAATAGCATAAATTATTAGCTTGTGGAAACATGTATGAATTGAATGTATGAATTCATGTGTGAATGTACAACaatcaaaacttttttaaaaatctcctaaacaaaaaaaaagccatttaaaaatatatttaaccaATTAATTGTGTTCCAATCGGAACTACACTATTCTGATTCTGACCTACACCTGTCAATGAAAACTGGATACTGCGCATGCGCagtaacacaaaacaaagaCCATGTCTCGTTTAAACCATTATTTTCAGGGGTCTCAGCTGCCTTTTAGTGTTTATCTTTGCCTCGAATTAACTTCCCACGTTGCACCAACAGGTCAACAAATTCTGACTGCATTTCCTA of the Antennarius striatus isolate MH-2024 chromosome 14, ASM4005453v1, whole genome shotgun sequence genome contains:
- the rrm2b gene encoding ribonucleoside-diphosphate reductase subunit M2 B isoform X1, with product MGISPTPEVFQRNLMHALEGVPGVYVIADVLVTGEGATQEEANKDHDRKLGLFLNRCREKNIKLNFEKLRLRQRAVPYIGHLLTAEGLQIDPEKVRAIRGMPRPTDVKGVQRMNCIKDKDQECINEYDVEDEPLLRNNPRRFVIFPIQYPDIWRMYKQSQASFWTVEEVDLSKDLAHWDNLRPEEKHFISHVLAFFAASDGIVNENLVERFCQEVQVPEARSFYSFQILIETVHSEMYSMLINTYIRDLKERDCLFDAIHTMPCVKRKADWALEWISDKKSSFGERLVAFAAVEGIFFSGSFASIYWLKKRGLMPGLTFSNELISRDEGLHCNFACLLYSYLVKKPSEDRVKDIITKAVSIEQEFLTEALPVDLIGMNCGLMKQYIEFVADRLLADLGLMKVYNAENPFDFMESISLEGKTNFFERRVAEYQKFGVMSNTMDCEFTLDADF